Proteins from one Burkholderia oklahomensis C6786 genomic window:
- a CDS encoding flippase, translated as MTTVRKNFLLLMTLQISTYVVPLVTLPLLTRVLGPEAYGQLSLVLAVITYFINFTNYSFDLTATPRVALARDDLAARSRIFWATFAAQAAITVAGFAILLALTFAIDRFALDRTLLVIGFGMTVGAALTPGWYFQGIQKLRIYSITLFACRALSVPAMYLLVRSPADLIDAVAINAAVPLVCGALVFGYLIVQREVEFVRIGVADVAASLKGGWQVFLASTSVAFYASTNTVLLGFVSGNVAAGYFAAGDKLIRSAISLLQPLKAAAYPHVSYLMHHAREDAMSFLRKLLVVQGAMVLAISLTIFALAPLAVHVLYGPTYEPTVGVLRCMAFIPFMAGMTDLFGVQTMLPLGMKTVFSRVLISSGVLNVALLPILAKLFAEQGAAAAVLIAETAVAATLAYVLYRRRVSIFARPAPRPAADG; from the coding sequence ATGACGACCGTCCGCAAGAACTTTCTGCTGCTGATGACGCTGCAGATCTCGACCTATGTCGTGCCGCTCGTCACGCTGCCGCTCCTCACGCGCGTGCTCGGGCCGGAAGCCTACGGACAGTTGTCGCTCGTGCTCGCCGTCATCACGTATTTCATCAATTTCACGAACTACAGCTTCGATCTGACCGCGACGCCGCGCGTCGCGCTCGCGCGCGACGATCTCGCCGCGCGTTCGCGGATCTTCTGGGCGACCTTCGCCGCGCAGGCCGCGATCACGGTGGCCGGCTTCGCGATTCTGCTCGCGCTCACGTTCGCGATCGACCGCTTCGCGCTCGATCGCACGCTGCTCGTCATCGGCTTCGGGATGACGGTCGGCGCCGCGCTCACGCCCGGCTGGTATTTCCAGGGCATCCAGAAGCTGCGCATCTACAGCATCACGCTGTTCGCGTGCCGCGCCCTCAGCGTGCCCGCGATGTATCTGCTCGTGCGCTCGCCCGCCGACCTGATCGACGCAGTCGCGATCAACGCCGCCGTGCCGCTCGTCTGCGGCGCGCTCGTGTTCGGCTATCTGATCGTGCAGCGCGAAGTCGAATTCGTGCGCATCGGCGTCGCCGACGTCGCCGCGTCGCTCAAGGGCGGCTGGCAGGTGTTTCTCGCGTCGACGTCGGTCGCGTTCTACGCGTCGACGAACACCGTGCTGCTCGGTTTCGTGTCGGGCAACGTCGCGGCGGGCTACTTCGCGGCCGGCGACAAGCTGATCCGCTCGGCGATCAGCCTGCTGCAGCCGTTGAAGGCCGCCGCATATCCGCACGTCAGCTACCTGATGCATCACGCGCGCGAAGACGCGATGTCGTTCCTGCGCAAGCTGCTCGTCGTGCAGGGCGCGATGGTGCTCGCGATCTCGCTGACGATCTTCGCGCTCGCGCCGCTTGCCGTGCATGTCCTGTACGGCCCGACCTACGAGCCGACCGTCGGCGTGCTGCGCTGCATGGCGTTCATTCCGTTCATGGCCGGCATGACCGATCTGTTCGGCGTGCAGACGATGCTGCCGCTCGGCATGAAGACCGTGTTCAGCCGCGTGCTGATTTCCTCCGGCGTGCTGAACGTCGCGCTGCTGCCGATCCTCGCGAAGCTCTTCGCCGAGCAGGGCGCGGCCGCCGCGGTGCTGATCGCCGAGACCGCGGTCGCCGCGACGCTCGCGTACGTGCTGTACCGGCGCCGCGTGTCGATCTTCGCGCGCCCGGCGCCGCGGCCCGCCGCGGACGGCTGA
- a CDS encoding glycosyltransferase family 4 protein produces MKVLVINDFARKGGAEEVYRTSVDVLRAQPGVEVATFDESAFDGASNGAARAWNAPAARALAAVLEREAPQRVLVHNYHNLLSPSVVPAIARYKRRAGCRVYLTCHDYHLVFYNPNLLTYPGGRATPLPLGALARGTRLFERASPRGALHDAIKKLHWHAIDALVQPADVFDLLLCPSPYMRDALAQRGFTRTALLHNPVSTALTPREPKCVNREKLDLAFVGRIDPEKGLDEFLELARASRFERIASMTVYGDGGQRAALERKYADLIAAGQLRFAGRLDHAQLFVALRGHDALVLPSVWAENAPLVIVEAAMIGLPVLVHDIGSLSSFGNEIGNKIRYASDETSLAHALDALRAHLRDPRRRYDWSFYTRQHYAERLTALLQLSADEIRELAPQCD; encoded by the coding sequence ATGAAAGTACTCGTCATCAACGATTTCGCCCGCAAGGGCGGCGCCGAAGAGGTCTACCGGACATCGGTCGACGTGTTGCGTGCGCAGCCGGGCGTCGAAGTCGCGACGTTCGACGAGAGCGCGTTCGACGGCGCATCGAACGGCGCGGCGCGCGCATGGAACGCGCCCGCCGCGCGCGCGCTCGCGGCCGTGCTCGAACGCGAGGCGCCGCAACGCGTGCTCGTGCACAACTATCACAACCTGCTGTCGCCTTCCGTCGTGCCGGCGATCGCGCGCTACAAGCGGCGCGCCGGCTGCCGCGTGTACCTCACGTGCCACGACTATCACCTCGTCTTCTACAACCCGAACCTGCTGACCTATCCGGGCGGACGCGCGACGCCGCTGCCGCTCGGCGCGCTCGCGCGCGGCACGCGGCTCTTCGAGCGCGCGAGCCCGCGCGGCGCGCTGCACGACGCGATCAAGAAGCTGCATTGGCATGCGATCGACGCGCTCGTGCAGCCGGCCGACGTGTTCGACCTGCTGCTCTGCCCGAGCCCGTACATGCGCGACGCGCTCGCGCAGCGCGGGTTCACGCGCACCGCGCTGCTGCACAACCCGGTCAGCACCGCGCTCACGCCGCGCGAACCGAAATGCGTGAATCGCGAAAAGCTCGACCTCGCGTTCGTCGGCCGCATCGATCCCGAAAAAGGGCTCGACGAATTCCTCGAGCTCGCGCGCGCGTCGCGCTTCGAGCGCATCGCGAGCATGACCGTATACGGCGACGGCGGCCAGCGCGCGGCGCTCGAACGCAAATACGCGGACCTGATCGCCGCGGGACAGCTGCGCTTCGCCGGCCGCCTCGATCACGCGCAGCTCTTCGTCGCGCTGCGCGGGCACGACGCGCTCGTGCTGCCGTCGGTGTGGGCGGAGAACGCGCCGCTCGTGATCGTCGAGGCGGCGATGATCGGGCTGCCGGTGCTCGTCCACGACATCGGCAGCCTGTCGAGCTTCGGCAACGAGATCGGCAACAAGATCCGCTACGCGAGCGACGAGACGAGCCTCGCGCACGCGCTCGACGCGCTGCGCGCGCATCTGCGCGATCCGCGGCGTCGCTACGACTGGTCGTTCTACACGCGCCAGCATTACGCCGAACGGCTGACCGCGTTGCTGCAACTGAGCGCCGACGAAATCCGGGAACTCGCGCCGCAATGCGATTGA